From one Lotus japonicus ecotype B-129 chromosome 3, LjGifu_v1.2 genomic stretch:
- the LOC130746239 gene encoding hydroquinone glucosyltransferase-like, giving the protein MEGQQPLVAMMPSPGLGHLIPFIEFAKRLLRHHNLPVTIFIPNDGSEPSKTQTTLLNSLPHGISHVFLPPVTLSDSDIPPNNQILYILSLTINRSLASLRHALLSLTASQQVAALLVDLVGTDAFDIATELNIPSYLYFTSTTMLLSFSLYNLPLLDQEYQCQFRDLPDLVKIPGCVPVHGKDLLQQVQDRNNDDYKCFLHHSKRYRLAEGIIENSFPELEPGAIELLQKDEPGRPPVYTVGPVVNEDSAQTGASECLEWLDAQPRDSVIFVCFGSGGTLSRAQTIELALGLERSEQRFLWVVRSPNDEVADASFFSNESQTDPLDFLPKGFVERTKERGLLVLDWAPQAKVLSHASIGGFLSHCGWNSVLESVANGVPLVAWPLYAEQRMNAVLVTEDVKVALRPKVGENGLVELVEIARVVRTLMQGEEGKKLRCKMKDLKEAAATTLKENGSSTNQIFQLALKWKKG; this is encoded by the coding sequence ATGGAAGGGCAACAACCACTAGTGGCCATGATGCCAAGTCCAGGCTTGGGACATCTCATCCCATTCATCGAGTTCGCCAAGAGACTCCTCCGCCACCATAACCTCCCAGTCACCATCTTCATCCCCAACGATGGTTCTGAACCCTCTAAGACTCAAACCACCTTACTCAACTCCCTCCCACATGGCATTTCCCATGTCTTCCTCCCTCCTGTCACCCTCTCTGACTCTGACATTCCACCCAACAACCAAATCTTGTACATCCTATCTCTCACCATCAACCGCTCTCTCGCTTCTCTCCGTCATGCCCTCCTCTCTCTCACGGCGTCACAACAAGTTGCTGCCCTCCTTGTCGACCTCGTGGGCACTGACGCCTTTGACATAGCCACCGAACTTAACATCCCCTCTTACCTCTACTTCACTTCCACCACCATGCTCTTGTCCTTCTCTTTATATAACTTACCTCTCCTCGACCAGGAGTATCAGTGCCAGTTCAGGGACCTCCCTGACCTGGTCAAAATTCCTGGTTGTGTCCCGGTTCACGGGAAAGATCTGTTGCAACAGGTTCAAGACCGAAACAACGATGACTACAAGTGTTTCCTCCACCACTCCAAGCGCTATAGGTTGGCTGAGGGGATCATCGAGAACAGCTTCCCAGAGCTTGAGCCGGGGGCTATTGAGTTGTTGCAGAAGGATGAACCAGGCAGGCCACCGGTTTACACGGTTGGACCGGTGGTGAATGAAGACTCAGCTCAAACCGGGGCGAGTGAGTGTTTGGAGTGGTTGGATGCACAACCACGAGACAGTGTTATATTTGTGTGTTTTGGTAGCGGTGGGACCCTGTCTCGTGCTCAGACTATAGAACTAGCTCTTGGGTTGGAGAGGAGTGAGCAAAGGTTTTTGTGGGTTGTGAGGAGCCCAAATGATGAGGTTGCTGATGCCTCTTTTTTCTCTAATGAGAGCCAAACTGACCCTCTTGATTTTTTGCCGAAAGGCTTTGTGGAAAGGACCAAAGAGAGAGGGTTGTTGGTTCTTGATTGGGCACCACAGGCAAAAGTGTTGAGCCATGCTTCCATCGGTGGATTCTTGAGTCATTGTGGTTGGAACTCCGTCCTTGAAAGTGTGGCGAATGGGGTGCCTCTGGTGGCCTGGCCACTCTATGCAGAGCAGAGGATGAATGCGGTCTTGGTCACTGAGGACGTGAAGGTGGCACTGAGGCCAAAGGTAGGGGAGAATGGGTTGGTGGAGTTGGTAGAAATTGCGAGAGTTGTGAGGACGTTGATGCAAGGTGAGGAAGGTAAGAAGCTTCGTTGCAAAATGAAGGATCTCAAAGAGGCAGCTGCTACAACTCTAAAGGAAAATGGGTCTTCAACAAACCAAATATTCCAATTAGCTCTCAAGTGGAAGAAGGGTTAA
- the LOC130746242 gene encoding rhodanese-like domain-containing protein 4, chloroplastic has protein sequence MEALNAAGLTPLSVLSDARKQPRKFSSHPTISACKVSNFSTSTTKKRTFQECLSTGLHGGLILAASVVNSGIAKALTYEEALGQSMNPKISNSGDFDANGFVESVASFAGENPAVVAGGVAILAVPLVLSQVLKKPKAWGVESAKNAYVKLGADGSAQLLDIRAPVEIRQVGTPDVGGLKKKPVAIAYKGDDKPGFLKKLSLKFKEPENTTLFVLDKFDGNSELVAELVTLNGFKAAYAIKDGAEGPRGWTNSGLPWIAPKKALSLDFGNLTDVINDALGDTSDGLPVTLGIVAATGLGLLAFSEIETILQLVGSAALVQFASKKLLFAEDRKKTLQQVDEFLTTKVAPKELADEIKQIGKALLPTSTNDKALPAPTEQSPALATAESTVQIAEATPDTVSEPKVDAAAASPAAESTVQIAEAAPDTVSEPKVDVVAASLAPEINSVPKTEDKAEPVPKQPKSLSPYPYYPDFKPPTSPTPSQP, from the exons ATGGAGGCCCTCAATGCAGCTGGTTTAACCCCTCTCTCTGTGCTTTCTGATGCAAGAAAACAACCCAGAAAATTCTCATCACACCCCACAATATCTGCATGCAAAGTCTCAAACttctccacctccaccaccaagAAAAGAACATTTCAAGAGTGTTTATCAACAGGTTTACATGGGGGTCTGATTCTTGCAGCTTCAGTGGTAAACAGTGGAATTGCCAAAGCTTTAACCTATGAAGAAGCACTAGGCCAATCCATGAATCCGAAAATCTCTAACTCTGGAGATTTTGATGCAAATGGGTTTGTGGAAAGTGTTGCCAGCTTTGCAGGTGAGAACCCTGCAGTTGTTGCTGGAGGGGTTGCTATTTTGGCAGTGCCATTGGTTTTGTCTCAGGTTCTGAAGAAGCCTAAGGCGTGGGGTGTTGAGTCGGCGAAGAATGCGTATGTGAAGCTTGGTGCTGATGGGAGTGCTCAGTTGCTTGATATAAGAGCACCTGTGGAGATTAGGCAGGTGGGTACCCCGGATGTTGGGGGGTTGAAGAAGAAACCGGTGGCCATAGCTTACAAGGGTGATGACAAGCCAGGGTTTTTGAAGAAGCTTTCTTTGAAGTTTAAGGAACCTGAGAATACCACATTGTTTGTTCTTGACAA ATTTGATGGGAACTCTGAACTGGTTGCAGAGTTAGTCACCCTTAATGGATTCAAAGCTGCTTATGCAATTAAGGATGGTGCAGAAGGACCACGAGGATGGACg AATAGTGGTCTTCCATGGATAGCACCAAAGAAGGCATTGAGTTTGGATTTTGGCAATCTGACAGATGTGATCAATGATGCACTAGGA GACACATCTGATGGCTTGCCTGTTACTCTTGGGATTGTTGCAGCTACTGGACTGGGTCTATTAGCATTTTCTGAG ATAGAAACAATTCTCCAACTTGTAGGATCAGCTGCACTTGTTCAGTTCGCAAGCAAGAAGCTTCTATTTGCAGAG GACCGGAAGAAAACACTACAGCAAGTTGATGAGTTCTTGACCACCAAAGTTGCCCCTAAAGAACTTGCTGATGAAATTAAG CAAATTGGAAAGGCTCTTCTACCAACCTCCACCAATGATAAGGCTCTTCCAGCACCAACAGAACAAAGTCCAGCGCTTGCTACAGCTGAAAGCACTGTACAGATAGCAGAAGCTACTCCTGACACGGTCTCCGAGCCCAAAGTAGACGCAGCAGCAGCATCACCTGCAGCTGAAAGCACTGTACAGATAGCAGAAGCTGCTCCTGACACAGTCTCCGAGCCCAAAGTAGACGTAGTAGCAGCGTCACTCGCTCCTGAAATAAACTCAGTGCCCAAAACTGAAGATAAGGCTGAACCAGTTCCCAAGCAACCAAAATCACTCTCACCATACCCATAT TATCCAGATTTCAAGCCTCCAACATCTCCTACTCCTTCACAGCCATAG
- the LOC130746243 gene encoding uncharacterized protein LOC130746243: MADWGPVFVSVVLFILLTPGLLIQIPGKSRMVEFGNFQTSGASILVHSILYFVLVCIFLLAIGVHMYMG, from the coding sequence ATGGCGGATTGGGGGCCAGTTTTTGTGTCAGTGGTGCTCTTCATTCTCTTGACTCCAGGGTTGCTGATTCAGATTCCTGGCAAAAGTAGGATGGTAGAGTTTGGCAACTTTCAGACCAGTGGAGCTTCTATACTTGTTCATTCTATCTTGTACTTTGTTCTCGTTTGCATCTTTTTGTTAGCTATTGGAGTCCACATGTACATGGGGTAA
- the LOC130746241 gene encoding probable WRKY transcription factor 46, which yields MEENMKCEQVGLIGELMQGKELTKQLCDHLISSSSSSNVTNEVLIEKILFSYEKALTMLNWKANVEDSKMSNGTMMDSHCSYDGSPRSEVLDPEVKHKNVFKKRKTMPKWTSQVRVCSGTAIEGSLDDGYSWRKYGQKDILGAKFPRGYYRCTHRNVQGCQATKQVQKSDKDPTMYEINYRGKHTCTQASHANKASPSTKVKVGLGENKHHILTHQKNQPQQEKTEQTQERVLSFGSELELKIEDLDYKEDTFPSFCFSSPSIGSEQEDNNIFSENNFIESFSPPYISPATSELVLHTSDFDVTEIISTPTSVTNYEMIDLDLFLDNMDFDTVFPINTTELCS from the exons ATGGAAGAGAACATGAAGTGTGAACAAGTTGGTTTGATTGGTGAGCTAATGCAAGGGAAGGAGCTAACAAAGCAGCTTTGTGACCATCtgatttcatcatcatcatcatccaatGTAACTAATGAAGTCTTAATTGAGAAAATACTTTTCTCCTATGAGAAAGCACTCACCATGCTGAACTGGAAGGCTAATGTGGAGGACAGTAAGATGAGCAATGGTACCATGATGGATTCTCATTGTTCTTATGATGGGAGCCCCAGAAGTGAGGTCCTGGACCCAGAggttaagcacaaaaatgtttTCAAGAAAAG AAAGACCATGCCTAAGTGGACAAGCCAAGTGAGGGTTTGCTCAGGAACAGCTATTGAGGGGTCTCTGGATGATGGTTATAGCTGGAGAAAATATGGACAGAAGGATATTCTTGGAGCTAAGTTTCCAAG AGGATATTACAGATGCACTCACAGAAATGTGCAAGGGTGTCAGGCTACTAAGCAAGTGCAAAAGTCAGATAAAGACCCAACTATGTATGAGATAAACTACAGAGGAAAACACACTTGCACCCAAGCTAGTCATGCAAACAAGGCATCCCCATCAACAAAAGTAAAGGTGGGCTTGGGAGAAAATAAGCACCATATTCTAACCCATCAAAAGAACCAACCACAACAAGAGAAAACAGAACAAACCCAAGAGAGAGTTTTGTCTTTTGGATCAGAACTTGAACTCAAAATTGAGGACTTGGACTACAAGGAGGACACATTCCCATCATTTTGCTTTTCTTCTCCATCAATAGGATCTGAACAAGAGGACAACAACATATTCTCTGAAAACAATTTCATTGAAAGCTTTTCTCCTCCATACATATCTCCTGCTACATCAGAACTAGTCTTGCATACCTCAGATTTTGATGTCACAGAGATTATTTCAACCCCAACCTCAGTTACCAATTATGAAATGATAGATTTAGATCTCTTCCTTGACAACATGGATTTCGACACGGTTTTCCCAATCAACACCACAGAACTTTGCTCTTGA